A DNA window from Maribellus comscasis contains the following coding sequences:
- a CDS encoding ABC transporter permease gives MKTTKIFFRGFKRNTRLNLLNISSMAIGIAAAIIVLSYVYQEFNYDTQYPNSNRVYRILTKNDKNELSGAATYGPLAQSLKSDFPEINDATRVSFYWGYLALTTGDKKFNETRTIFADSNFFTLFSFPFVSGDASKCLRSPNSIVLSESAARKYFGETDAVGKQIKIGKDKLFTVAGVYKDFSSNSNFRGDIILPLEIMSRITQVWIEPSWNYQSDIHTFVLTENIAAADGLSGKIENYLSGHVQEKPEKLILQALKNIHTEMHTGWESVPQANRSYLILLGMVALAILTMSAVNFLMLYIGMASKDPINTSVKKVCGASKTSLFRDHVGEIFSYILISTTVSLFLVFLYNSVLTTQFSFLPKINNFSSRFLQILSGIILVYTIFTSVLPAIVVSRLKSPEIYKAEKQSLYKQPRILNILVVSQFTIGVVLLAITTLFYKQIHFLKKHNPGFAREELITIPLNMHIGDGFYNENMDVFCEEIKKQAGVKEITFAFSSPSDVQTSADEASCDGMPEGETVQIQWNSVYYDYFETLGIKIAEGRGFNRNFQSDMVDFDSDRKCAYVINQKAAKELGVENPIGKTLYSYQKGVIVGIAEDFNFKSLHSEINPMCFNMNPFYYNEIIVRINPQTTDIFNNIEKVWNDFVPAYPFEFKFVDDQLNQMYEAENNLTASLNAFSGIAILIACMGLLALTILSMQKRTKEIGIRKVNGAKVSEIVVLLNQDYIKWVTIAFIVATPIAFFVIQNWLENFAYQTSISWWIFVVAGIFALLIALLTVSFQSYKAATKNPVEALRYE, from the coding sequence AAAACGATAAAAACGAATTATCAGGTGCCGCAACATACGGTCCGCTGGCGCAAAGTTTAAAATCTGATTTCCCCGAAATAAACGACGCAACACGCGTTAGTTTCTACTGGGGATATCTGGCTCTTACTACCGGAGATAAAAAATTCAACGAAACCCGCACTATTTTTGCTGACTCCAATTTCTTTACCTTGTTTTCATTTCCATTTGTAAGTGGCGATGCTTCAAAATGTTTGCGTTCCCCAAATTCTATTGTTTTGTCGGAAAGTGCTGCCAGAAAATATTTTGGTGAAACAGATGCCGTTGGAAAACAAATAAAAATAGGAAAAGACAAACTATTCACCGTTGCCGGAGTTTACAAGGATTTTTCATCCAACTCCAATTTCCGGGGCGATATTATTCTTCCGCTGGAAATCATGTCAAGAATCACGCAGGTTTGGATTGAACCCAGTTGGAACTATCAGTCAGACATTCACACATTTGTTTTGACTGAAAACATTGCTGCTGCCGATGGTTTGTCAGGAAAAATTGAAAATTATCTGTCAGGGCATGTTCAGGAAAAGCCTGAAAAACTCATTTTGCAAGCGCTAAAAAATATTCATACTGAAATGCACACCGGGTGGGAATCGGTGCCGCAAGCCAACAGAAGTTATTTAATTCTTTTAGGGATGGTCGCTTTGGCAATTTTAACAATGTCGGCGGTTAATTTCCTTATGTTGTACATCGGAATGGCTTCAAAAGACCCAATCAATACGAGTGTCAAAAAAGTTTGCGGAGCTTCAAAAACATCTTTATTCCGCGATCATGTTGGAGAAATATTTTCTTATATCCTCATAAGCACGACCGTCTCACTCTTTCTGGTCTTTTTATATAACTCAGTTTTAACTACTCAATTCTCTTTTCTCCCCAAAATCAATAATTTTAGTTCCCGGTTTTTGCAAATTTTATCGGGAATAATACTGGTGTACACCATTTTTACATCTGTTCTCCCGGCAATTGTTGTCTCCCGTCTGAAATCGCCGGAAATATATAAAGCAGAAAAACAATCATTGTATAAACAACCGCGCATCCTGAACATCCTGGTCGTAAGCCAATTTACAATCGGCGTGGTACTTTTAGCTATAACAACTTTATTTTACAAGCAAATTCATTTCCTCAAAAAACACAATCCCGGATTTGCTAGGGAAGAACTAATAACAATCCCGCTAAACATGCATATCGGAGATGGTTTTTACAACGAAAATATGGATGTTTTTTGCGAAGAGATAAAAAAACAGGCAGGGGTAAAAGAGATCACTTTTGCTTTTTCCTCTCCATCGGATGTTCAGACTTCTGCCGATGAAGCTTCGTGCGACGGAATGCCGGAAGGAGAAACCGTTCAAATACAGTGGAACTCGGTTTATTATGATTACTTTGAAACTTTGGGTATCAAAATAGCTGAAGGCCGTGGTTTTAATCGCAATTTCCAAAGCGATATGGTCGATTTCGACAGCGACAGAAAATGCGCATATGTCATTAACCAAAAAGCCGCAAAAGAACTGGGAGTGGAGAATCCAATTGGAAAGACATTATATTCATATCAAAAAGGTGTTATTGTTGGAATTGCTGAAGACTTTAACTTTAAATCGCTGCACAGTGAGATAAACCCAATGTGTTTTAATATGAACCCGTTTTATTACAATGAAATCATTGTAAGAATAAATCCCCAAACCACCGATATTTTTAACAACATCGAAAAAGTATGGAATGATTTTGTGCCAGCTTATCCTTTTGAGTTCAAATTTGTTGACGATCAGCTTAACCAGATGTACGAAGCCGAGAACAACCTGACAGCCAGTTTAAATGCTTTCTCGGGAATTGCCATACTTATTGCATGTATGGGATTGTTGGCACTAACCATCCTCTCGATGCAAAAACGAACCAAAGAAATTGGTATACGTAAGGTGAATGGTGCCAAGGTTTCAGAGATCGTGGTTTTACTCAACCAAGACTATATAAAATGGGTTACCATTGCTTTTATTGTGGCTACACCGATTGCATTTTTTGTGATTCAAAATTGGCTGGAAAACTTTGCGTACCAAACCAGTATAAGTTGGTGGATTTTTGTTGTAGCAGGGATATTCGCCTTACTTATTGCGCTACTGACTGTTTCTTTCCAGTCATACAAAGCGGCGACAAAAAACCCTGTGGAAGCGTTACGATACGAGTGA